One segment of Cardiocondyla obscurior isolate alpha-2009 linkage group LG15, Cobs3.1, whole genome shotgun sequence DNA contains the following:
- the LOC139108450 gene encoding membrane-associated guanylate kinase, WW and PDZ domain-containing protein 1 isoform X2, translating to MAAKTDDTASIDNPNDGESLDKEILTIGGNDGRRIPPTYLYNTGSEQSTGTSDQEQAARNRTPATEDQLGSLPPNWEKAYTDTGEVYFIDHNTGTSHWLDPRLSKFQKRSLEECLDDELPYGWEKIDDTLYGTYFIDHVNRRTQYENPVLQAKRAQQNLLERKSPNFTRNPDKLKGQKIRTTLIKSSRGLGFTIVGGDDTVEEFLQIKSVVPNGPAWLDGKLQTGDVLVYVNDTCVLGFTHNEMVNVFKSIGSGETVTLEVCRGYPLPFDPNDPNTEVVTTIAVNAPEDPAMYMDLNSSLQDNGRFNFLDSTFLPVHSLQNGENLATTSVNSMPDLCISDKINTIKRPSSTDILLSESSDLNDCKDSSVSSKPEFLSIAIVKGAMGFGFTIADSAHGQKVKKILDRQRCKNLMEGDILVNINDINVRNMCHSEVVQVLKDCPRNEEALIHVQRTTTKLKEKKEKSAQDFFRSKTPTADIYSTQSKTIIPSRPKTPLIDTRNRSKSPINASRPNWSEVQGENELNPLDNHYKYSDYSHGMYYSDPYKANIAPNLSDNFAVMNLDDDSIRNVSKRDWGANDKLNISNDMYSIDISHHNNMLKQNGYLHSDYYKDVYPVQSHSQYNEDYNMYSIGQEQNVDTGEIWDKRKETTSFEHEQPHSSSISRYPQYTNELVCPMVPDIEWIETLVTLVRQDTGFGFRIVGGTEEGSQQVSVGHIVPGGAADLDNRLSTGDLIMSVDGESVMNSSHHHVVQLMIAAAQNGRVTLGIRRRINTQEHLQENLQSSYGRQINLQYPYDVTVTRMENEGFGFVIISSVNKAGSTIGRIIEGSPAERCGRLNVGDHILAVNHIDITNVCHKDIVNLIKDSGYSVTLTIGYPLDDCCSNTSLSQKDEPTGDGDGGQYHAVELTRGTRGFGFSIRGGREFQNMPLFVLQIAENGPAAIDSRLRIGDQIIEINGINTKNMTHTEAIEIIRNGGPSVRLLVRRGCQMPSVSNLTIDQISIQPNHKGTPYRHLSKLPERGVPRKKRQKVRFSISLNCCSSKNRYL from the exons ATGGCTGCGAAAACGGATGACACGGCGTCTATCGACAATCCCAATGATG GAGAGAGTTTGGACAAGGAGATATTGACGATCGGTGGAAATGACGGAAGAAGGATTCCTCCAACGTATCTGTATAATACGGGATCGGAGCAGAGTACAGGGACCTCAGACCAAGAACAAGCCGCTCGAAACCGTACTCCAGCCACGGAGGATCAATTAGGTTCATTACCACCTAACTGGGAAAAGGCGTACACGGACACCGGGGAAGTTTATTTCATAGA TCACAATACCGGTACGTCTCACTGGCTGGATCCTCGTCTGTCGAAATTTCAAAAGAGATCGTTGGAGGAATGCCTCGACGACGAATTACCCTACGGTTGGGAAAAAATTGACGATACCTTGTACGGTACGTACTTTATCGATCACGTGAATCGTAGAACTCAGTACGAAAATCCGGTGCTGCAAGCGAAAAGAGCGCAACAGAACTTGCTCGAGAGGAAGAGTCCCAATTTCACGAGAAATCCCGACAAGCTAAAGGGTCAAAAGATACGAACTACCTTAATAAAAAGCTCGCGGGGCTTGGGATTCACCATTGTCGGCGGTGACGATACCGTGGAAGAATTCCTTCAAATAAAAAGCGTCGTGCCAAATGGTCCAGCGTGGCTGGATGGAAAGTTACAAACCG gtgACGTATTAGTGTACGTCAACGACACCTGCGTGCTCGGATTTACGCATAATGAAATGGTTAATGTATTTAAGTCAATTGGTAGCGGCGAGACTGTAACTTTGGAAGTGTGTCGAGGTTATCCATTGCCTTTCGATCCCAATGATCCTAATACAGAAGTTGTAACTACGATCGCCGTCAATGCTCcag aAGATCCTGCAATGTACATGGATTTAAATTCATCTCTCCAAGATAATggacgttttaattttttggaCTCTACATTCTTACCAGTGCATAGTCTTCAAAATGGTGAAAATCTCGCCACGACATCTGTTAATTCGATGCCTGATCTCTGTATTTCGGACAAAATCAACACGATAAAGAGACCGAGCAGCACGGACATTCTGTTGTCGGAAAGTAGCGATCTAAATGACTGTAAAGACTCGTCGGTGTCTTCCAAGCCAGAATTTCTCAGCATTGCCATCGTAAAAGGAGCCATGGGATTTGGGTTTACGATAGCAGATTCCGCTCATGGCCAGAAGGTTAAGAAGATTTTGGATCGTcaacgttgtaaaaatttaatggaaGGCGATATTTTGGTTAACATAAATGATATCAACGTCAGGAACATGTGTCACTCGGAGGTGGTGCAAGTATTGAAAGACTGTCCGCGTAATGAAGAGGCGTTAATACATGTTCAACGAACAACaacaaaattgaaagaaaaaaaagaaaagagcgcGCAGGACTTTTTTAGAAGTAAAACACCCACCGCAGATATCTATAGCACCCAATCAAAAACGATAATACCTAGCAGACCGAAAACACCCTTAATCGATACACGAAATCGATCCAAATCACCGATTAACGCGAGCAGACCGAACTGGAGTGAGGTGCAAGGCGAAAACGAATTGAATCCATTAGATAATCATTATAAGTATTCCGATTACTCACACGGGATGTACTATTCGGATCCGTACAAAGCTAACATTGCACCTAATTTATCAGACAATTTTGCGGTGATGAACCTCGATGACGACTCCATCAGAAATGTATCTAAACGTGACTGGGGGGCAAACGATAAGTTGAATATCAGTAACGACATGTATTCTATCGACATTTCTCATCATAATAATATGCTCAAGCAAAACGGATATTTACACTCCGATTATTATAAAGATGTCTATCCAGTGCAATCACATTCTCAATACAATGAAGACTACAATATGTATTCCATTGGGCAAGAGCAAAATGTTGACACTGGAGAGATTTGGGATAAGCGGAAAGAGACAACCAGTTTCGAACACGAGCAGCCACATTCCAGTTCCATATCTCG atatcCACAATATACGAACGAATTGGTTTGCCCAATGGTACCCGATATAGAATGGATAGAAACTTTAGTGACTTTAGTCAGACAAGACACTGGATTTGGATTTAGAATAGTTGGCGGTACAGAAGAAGGATCTCAG CAGGTTTCGGTCGGTCATATCGTTCCTGGTGGAGCAGCCGATCTTGATAATAGACTCAGTACCGGTGACCTCATTATGTCTGTTGATGGAGAAAGCGTTATGAATTCTTCTCATCATCACGTAGTGCAACTAATGATAGCAGCAGCACAAAACGGTCGAGTAACTTTGGGAATACGACGTCGGATCAACACGCAAGAGCACCTTCAAGAAAATCTTCAATCTTCTTACGGCCGACAGATCAATCTTCAGTATCCGTATGACGTTACTGTCACTCGAATGGAAAATGAGGGATTTGGTTTCGTAATAATCTCGTCTGTCAATAAAGCCGGCTCCACGATCGGTAGAATAATCGAAGGCTCACCCGCTGAAAGATGTGGAAGATTAAACGTCGGAGATCATATTCTTGCTGTCAATCATATAGACATCACAAACGTTTGCCACAAGGATATCGTAAATTTGATTAAAGATTCCGGTTATTCTGTCACGTTGACGATCGGATATCCATTGGACGACTGTTGTAGCAATACATCTCTTTCTCAAAAG GACGAGCCTACAGGAGATGGAGATGGAGGCCAATACCATGCTGTAGAATTAACTCGGGGTACCCGAGGTTTTGGGTTCAGCATACGCGGTGGCCGCGAATTTCAGAACATGCCATTATTCGTTTTACAAATTGCAGAAAATGGCCCGGCAGCTATAGATAGTCGACTTAGA ATTGGTgatcaaataattgaaataaacggTATCAATACCAAAAATATGACGCACACAGAAGCAATTGAAATTATACGTAACGGTGGACCATCTGTTCGTCTGTTAGTACGACGTGGTTGCCAGATGCCTTCAGTG
- the LOC139108450 gene encoding membrane-associated guanylate kinase, WW and PDZ domain-containing protein 1 isoform X4, giving the protein MAAKTDDTASIDNPNDGESLDKEILTIGGNDGRRIPPTYLYNTGSEQSTGTSDQEQAARNRTPATEDQLGSLPPNWEKAYTDTGEVYFIDHNTGTSHWLDPRLSKFQKRSLEECLDDELPYGWEKIDDTLYGTYFIDHVNRRTQYENPVLQAKRAQQNLLERKSPNFTRNPDKLKGQKIRTTLIKSSRGLGFTIVGGDDTVEEFLQIKSVVPNGPAWLDGKLQTGDVLVYVNDTCVLGFTHNEMVNVFKSIGSGETVTLEVCRGYPLPFDPNDPNTEVVTTIAVNAPDPAMYMDLNSSLQDNGRFNFLDSTFLPVHSLQNGENLATTSVNSMPDLCISDKINTIKRPSSTDILLSESSDLNDCKDSSVSSKPEFLSIAIVKGAMGFGFTIADSAHGQKVKKILDRQRCKNLMEGDILVNINDINVRNMCHSEVVQVLKDCPRNEEALIHVQRTTTKLKEKKEKSAQDFFRSKTPTADIYSTQSKTIIPSRPKTPLIDTRNRSKSPINASRPNWSEVQGENELNPLDNHYKYSDYSHGMYYSDPYKANIAPNLSDNFAVMNLDDDSIRNVSKRDWGANDKLNISNDMYSIDISHHNNMLKQNGYLHSDYYKDVYPVQSHSQYNEDYNMYSIGQEQNVDTGEIWDKRKETTSFEHEQPHSSSISRYPQYTNELVCPMVPDIEWIETLVTLVRQDTGFGFRIVGGTEEGSQQVSVGHIVPGGAADLDNRLSTGDLIMSVDGESVMNSSHHHVVQLMIAAAQNGRVTLGIRRRINTQEHLQENLQSSYGRQINLQYPYDVTVTRMENEGFGFVIISSVNKAGSTIGRIIEGSPAERCGRLNVGDHILAVNHIDITNVCHKDIVNLIKDSGYSVTLTIGYPLDDCCSNTSLSQKDEPTGDGDGGQYHAVELTRGTRGFGFSIRGGREFQNMPLFVLQIAENGPAAIDSRLRIGDQIIEINGINTKNMTHTEAIEIIRNGGPSVRLLVRRGCQMPSVSNLTIDQISIQPNHKGTPYRHLSKLPERGVPRKKRQKVRFSISLNCCSSKNRYL; this is encoded by the exons ATGGCTGCGAAAACGGATGACACGGCGTCTATCGACAATCCCAATGATG GAGAGAGTTTGGACAAGGAGATATTGACGATCGGTGGAAATGACGGAAGAAGGATTCCTCCAACGTATCTGTATAATACGGGATCGGAGCAGAGTACAGGGACCTCAGACCAAGAACAAGCCGCTCGAAACCGTACTCCAGCCACGGAGGATCAATTAGGTTCATTACCACCTAACTGGGAAAAGGCGTACACGGACACCGGGGAAGTTTATTTCATAGA TCACAATACCGGTACGTCTCACTGGCTGGATCCTCGTCTGTCGAAATTTCAAAAGAGATCGTTGGAGGAATGCCTCGACGACGAATTACCCTACGGTTGGGAAAAAATTGACGATACCTTGTACGGTACGTACTTTATCGATCACGTGAATCGTAGAACTCAGTACGAAAATCCGGTGCTGCAAGCGAAAAGAGCGCAACAGAACTTGCTCGAGAGGAAGAGTCCCAATTTCACGAGAAATCCCGACAAGCTAAAGGGTCAAAAGATACGAACTACCTTAATAAAAAGCTCGCGGGGCTTGGGATTCACCATTGTCGGCGGTGACGATACCGTGGAAGAATTCCTTCAAATAAAAAGCGTCGTGCCAAATGGTCCAGCGTGGCTGGATGGAAAGTTACAAACCG gtgACGTATTAGTGTACGTCAACGACACCTGCGTGCTCGGATTTACGCATAATGAAATGGTTAATGTATTTAAGTCAATTGGTAGCGGCGAGACTGTAACTTTGGAAGTGTGTCGAGGTTATCCATTGCCTTTCGATCCCAATGATCCTAATACAGAAGTTGTAACTACGATCGCCGTCAATGCTCcag ATCCTGCAATGTACATGGATTTAAATTCATCTCTCCAAGATAATggacgttttaattttttggaCTCTACATTCTTACCAGTGCATAGTCTTCAAAATGGTGAAAATCTCGCCACGACATCTGTTAATTCGATGCCTGATCTCTGTATTTCGGACAAAATCAACACGATAAAGAGACCGAGCAGCACGGACATTCTGTTGTCGGAAAGTAGCGATCTAAATGACTGTAAAGACTCGTCGGTGTCTTCCAAGCCAGAATTTCTCAGCATTGCCATCGTAAAAGGAGCCATGGGATTTGGGTTTACGATAGCAGATTCCGCTCATGGCCAGAAGGTTAAGAAGATTTTGGATCGTcaacgttgtaaaaatttaatggaaGGCGATATTTTGGTTAACATAAATGATATCAACGTCAGGAACATGTGTCACTCGGAGGTGGTGCAAGTATTGAAAGACTGTCCGCGTAATGAAGAGGCGTTAATACATGTTCAACGAACAACaacaaaattgaaagaaaaaaaagaaaagagcgcGCAGGACTTTTTTAGAAGTAAAACACCCACCGCAGATATCTATAGCACCCAATCAAAAACGATAATACCTAGCAGACCGAAAACACCCTTAATCGATACACGAAATCGATCCAAATCACCGATTAACGCGAGCAGACCGAACTGGAGTGAGGTGCAAGGCGAAAACGAATTGAATCCATTAGATAATCATTATAAGTATTCCGATTACTCACACGGGATGTACTATTCGGATCCGTACAAAGCTAACATTGCACCTAATTTATCAGACAATTTTGCGGTGATGAACCTCGATGACGACTCCATCAGAAATGTATCTAAACGTGACTGGGGGGCAAACGATAAGTTGAATATCAGTAACGACATGTATTCTATCGACATTTCTCATCATAATAATATGCTCAAGCAAAACGGATATTTACACTCCGATTATTATAAAGATGTCTATCCAGTGCAATCACATTCTCAATACAATGAAGACTACAATATGTATTCCATTGGGCAAGAGCAAAATGTTGACACTGGAGAGATTTGGGATAAGCGGAAAGAGACAACCAGTTTCGAACACGAGCAGCCACATTCCAGTTCCATATCTCG atatcCACAATATACGAACGAATTGGTTTGCCCAATGGTACCCGATATAGAATGGATAGAAACTTTAGTGACTTTAGTCAGACAAGACACTGGATTTGGATTTAGAATAGTTGGCGGTACAGAAGAAGGATCTCAG CAGGTTTCGGTCGGTCATATCGTTCCTGGTGGAGCAGCCGATCTTGATAATAGACTCAGTACCGGTGACCTCATTATGTCTGTTGATGGAGAAAGCGTTATGAATTCTTCTCATCATCACGTAGTGCAACTAATGATAGCAGCAGCACAAAACGGTCGAGTAACTTTGGGAATACGACGTCGGATCAACACGCAAGAGCACCTTCAAGAAAATCTTCAATCTTCTTACGGCCGACAGATCAATCTTCAGTATCCGTATGACGTTACTGTCACTCGAATGGAAAATGAGGGATTTGGTTTCGTAATAATCTCGTCTGTCAATAAAGCCGGCTCCACGATCGGTAGAATAATCGAAGGCTCACCCGCTGAAAGATGTGGAAGATTAAACGTCGGAGATCATATTCTTGCTGTCAATCATATAGACATCACAAACGTTTGCCACAAGGATATCGTAAATTTGATTAAAGATTCCGGTTATTCTGTCACGTTGACGATCGGATATCCATTGGACGACTGTTGTAGCAATACATCTCTTTCTCAAAAG GACGAGCCTACAGGAGATGGAGATGGAGGCCAATACCATGCTGTAGAATTAACTCGGGGTACCCGAGGTTTTGGGTTCAGCATACGCGGTGGCCGCGAATTTCAGAACATGCCATTATTCGTTTTACAAATTGCAGAAAATGGCCCGGCAGCTATAGATAGTCGACTTAGA ATTGGTgatcaaataattgaaataaacggTATCAATACCAAAAATATGACGCACACAGAAGCAATTGAAATTATACGTAACGGTGGACCATCTGTTCGTCTGTTAGTACGACGTGGTTGCCAGATGCCTTCAGTG
- the LOC139108450 gene encoding membrane-associated guanylate kinase, WW and PDZ domain-containing protein 1 isoform X3, translated as MAAKTDDTASIDNPNDGESLDKEILTIGGNDGRRIPPTYLYNTGSEQSTGTSDQEQAARNRTPATEDQLGSLPPNWEKAYTDTGEVYFIDHNTGTSHWLDPRLSKFQKRSLEECLDDELPYGWEKIDDTLYGTYFIDHVNRRTQYENPVLQAKRAQQNLLERKSPNFTRNPDKLKGQKIRTTLIKSSRGLGFTIVGGDDTVEEFLQIKSVVPNGPAWLDGKLQTGDVLVYVNDTCVLGFTHNEMVNVFKSIGSGETVTLEVCRGYPLPFDPNDPNTEVVTTIAVNAPEDPAMYMDLNSSLQDNGRFNFLDSTFLPVHSLQNGENLATTSVNSMPDLCISDKINTIKRPSSTDILLSESSDLNDCKDSSVSSKPEFLSIAIVKGAMGFGFTIADSAHGQKVKKILDRQRCKNLMEGDILVNINDINVRNMCHSEVVQVLKDCPRNEEALIHVQRTTTKLKEKKEKSAQDFFRSKTPTADIYSTQSKTIIPSRPKTPLIDTRNRSKSPINASRPNWSEVQGENELNPLDNHYKYSDYSHGMYYSDPYKANIAPNLSDNFAVMNLDDDSIRNVSKRDWGANDKLNISNDMYSIDISHHNNMLKQNGYLHSDYYKDVYPVQSHSQYNEDYNMYSIGQEQNVDTGEIWDKRKETTSFEHEQPHSSSISRYPQYTNELVCPMVPDIEWIETLVTLVRQDTGFGFRIVGGTEEGSQVSVGHIVPGGAADLDNRLSTGDLIMSVDGESVMNSSHHHVVQLMIAAAQNGRVTLGIRRRINTQEHLQENLQSSYGRQINLQYPYDVTVTRMENEGFGFVIISSVNKAGSTIGRIIEGSPAERCGRLNVGDHILAVNHIDITNVCHKDIVNLIKDSGYSVTLTIGYPLDDCCSNTSLSQKDEPTGDGDGGQYHAVELTRGTRGFGFSIRGGREFQNMPLFVLQIAENGPAAIDSRLRIGDQIIEINGINTKNMTHTEAIEIIRNGGPSVRLLVRRGCQMPSVSNLTIDQISIQPNHKGTPYRHLSKLPERGVPRKKRQKVRFSISLNCCSSKNRYL; from the exons ATGGCTGCGAAAACGGATGACACGGCGTCTATCGACAATCCCAATGATG GAGAGAGTTTGGACAAGGAGATATTGACGATCGGTGGAAATGACGGAAGAAGGATTCCTCCAACGTATCTGTATAATACGGGATCGGAGCAGAGTACAGGGACCTCAGACCAAGAACAAGCCGCTCGAAACCGTACTCCAGCCACGGAGGATCAATTAGGTTCATTACCACCTAACTGGGAAAAGGCGTACACGGACACCGGGGAAGTTTATTTCATAGA TCACAATACCGGTACGTCTCACTGGCTGGATCCTCGTCTGTCGAAATTTCAAAAGAGATCGTTGGAGGAATGCCTCGACGACGAATTACCCTACGGTTGGGAAAAAATTGACGATACCTTGTACGGTACGTACTTTATCGATCACGTGAATCGTAGAACTCAGTACGAAAATCCGGTGCTGCAAGCGAAAAGAGCGCAACAGAACTTGCTCGAGAGGAAGAGTCCCAATTTCACGAGAAATCCCGACAAGCTAAAGGGTCAAAAGATACGAACTACCTTAATAAAAAGCTCGCGGGGCTTGGGATTCACCATTGTCGGCGGTGACGATACCGTGGAAGAATTCCTTCAAATAAAAAGCGTCGTGCCAAATGGTCCAGCGTGGCTGGATGGAAAGTTACAAACCG gtgACGTATTAGTGTACGTCAACGACACCTGCGTGCTCGGATTTACGCATAATGAAATGGTTAATGTATTTAAGTCAATTGGTAGCGGCGAGACTGTAACTTTGGAAGTGTGTCGAGGTTATCCATTGCCTTTCGATCCCAATGATCCTAATACAGAAGTTGTAACTACGATCGCCGTCAATGCTCcag aAGATCCTGCAATGTACATGGATTTAAATTCATCTCTCCAAGATAATggacgttttaattttttggaCTCTACATTCTTACCAGTGCATAGTCTTCAAAATGGTGAAAATCTCGCCACGACATCTGTTAATTCGATGCCTGATCTCTGTATTTCGGACAAAATCAACACGATAAAGAGACCGAGCAGCACGGACATTCTGTTGTCGGAAAGTAGCGATCTAAATGACTGTAAAGACTCGTCGGTGTCTTCCAAGCCAGAATTTCTCAGCATTGCCATCGTAAAAGGAGCCATGGGATTTGGGTTTACGATAGCAGATTCCGCTCATGGCCAGAAGGTTAAGAAGATTTTGGATCGTcaacgttgtaaaaatttaatggaaGGCGATATTTTGGTTAACATAAATGATATCAACGTCAGGAACATGTGTCACTCGGAGGTGGTGCAAGTATTGAAAGACTGTCCGCGTAATGAAGAGGCGTTAATACATGTTCAACGAACAACaacaaaattgaaagaaaaaaaagaaaagagcgcGCAGGACTTTTTTAGAAGTAAAACACCCACCGCAGATATCTATAGCACCCAATCAAAAACGATAATACCTAGCAGACCGAAAACACCCTTAATCGATACACGAAATCGATCCAAATCACCGATTAACGCGAGCAGACCGAACTGGAGTGAGGTGCAAGGCGAAAACGAATTGAATCCATTAGATAATCATTATAAGTATTCCGATTACTCACACGGGATGTACTATTCGGATCCGTACAAAGCTAACATTGCACCTAATTTATCAGACAATTTTGCGGTGATGAACCTCGATGACGACTCCATCAGAAATGTATCTAAACGTGACTGGGGGGCAAACGATAAGTTGAATATCAGTAACGACATGTATTCTATCGACATTTCTCATCATAATAATATGCTCAAGCAAAACGGATATTTACACTCCGATTATTATAAAGATGTCTATCCAGTGCAATCACATTCTCAATACAATGAAGACTACAATATGTATTCCATTGGGCAAGAGCAAAATGTTGACACTGGAGAGATTTGGGATAAGCGGAAAGAGACAACCAGTTTCGAACACGAGCAGCCACATTCCAGTTCCATATCTCG atatcCACAATATACGAACGAATTGGTTTGCCCAATGGTACCCGATATAGAATGGATAGAAACTTTAGTGACTTTAGTCAGACAAGACACTGGATTTGGATTTAGAATAGTTGGCGGTACAGAAGAAGGATCTCAG GTTTCGGTCGGTCATATCGTTCCTGGTGGAGCAGCCGATCTTGATAATAGACTCAGTACCGGTGACCTCATTATGTCTGTTGATGGAGAAAGCGTTATGAATTCTTCTCATCATCACGTAGTGCAACTAATGATAGCAGCAGCACAAAACGGTCGAGTAACTTTGGGAATACGACGTCGGATCAACACGCAAGAGCACCTTCAAGAAAATCTTCAATCTTCTTACGGCCGACAGATCAATCTTCAGTATCCGTATGACGTTACTGTCACTCGAATGGAAAATGAGGGATTTGGTTTCGTAATAATCTCGTCTGTCAATAAAGCCGGCTCCACGATCGGTAGAATAATCGAAGGCTCACCCGCTGAAAGATGTGGAAGATTAAACGTCGGAGATCATATTCTTGCTGTCAATCATATAGACATCACAAACGTTTGCCACAAGGATATCGTAAATTTGATTAAAGATTCCGGTTATTCTGTCACGTTGACGATCGGATATCCATTGGACGACTGTTGTAGCAATACATCTCTTTCTCAAAAG GACGAGCCTACAGGAGATGGAGATGGAGGCCAATACCATGCTGTAGAATTAACTCGGGGTACCCGAGGTTTTGGGTTCAGCATACGCGGTGGCCGCGAATTTCAGAACATGCCATTATTCGTTTTACAAATTGCAGAAAATGGCCCGGCAGCTATAGATAGTCGACTTAGA ATTGGTgatcaaataattgaaataaacggTATCAATACCAAAAATATGACGCACACAGAAGCAATTGAAATTATACGTAACGGTGGACCATCTGTTCGTCTGTTAGTACGACGTGGTTGCCAGATGCCTTCAGTG